ACCGACGGCAGATGGCAGGCTCAAGCCAGAAGTCGTTGCCCCGGGTGTTGACATCATAGCTCCCCGCGCCAGCGGAACCAGCATGGGCACCCCGATAGACAACTACTACACCAAGGCCTCCGGTACGAGCATGGCCACTCCCCACGTTGCGGGCCTTGCGGCCCTCATACTCCAGGCCCACCCGACTTGGAGCCCGGACAAGATAAAGACCGCCCTCATCGAGACCGCCGACATAGTCAAGCCCGACGAGATAGCGGACATCGCCTACGGTGCCGGTAGGGTGAACGTGTACAGGGCCATAAACTACGACAACTACGCCAAGCTCGTCTTCACCGGTTCAGTTGCCGACAAGGGAAGCGCCACCCACGCCTTCGATATCAGCGGCGCGACCTTCGTCACGGCCACGCTCTACTGGGACAACAGCGCGAGCGACCTTGACCTCTACCTCTACGACCCCAACGGAAACCAGGTGGACTACTCATACACCGCCTACTACGGCTTCGAAAAGGTCGGCTACTACAACCCCGCCGCGGGAACCTGGACGATTAAGGTCGTCAGCTACAGCGGTGCAGCCAACTACCAGGTCGACGTCGTCAGCGACGGCTCTCTGAGCCAGTCCAGCGGAACCACTCCCTCCCCCAGCCCGACACCGACCACCGACAGCCAGACCTTCTCTGGTTCCGTCCACGACTTCTGGGACACCAGCGACAGCTTCACCATGACCGTCAACAGCGGCGCGACCAAGATAACCGGAGACCTGACCTTCGACACCAGCGCCCACGACCTCGACCTCTACCTCTACGACCCCAATGGCAGCATTGTTGACCGCTCTGAAACCTCCAACAGCTACGAGCACGTTGAATACCTCAACCCAGCACCGGGAACCTGGAAGTTCCTTGTTTACGCCTACAGCACCTCAGGCTGGGCCAGCTACCGGCTCGACGTCGTTGTCTACTACGGCTGAAGGTTTTTAACACCCTTTTCTTTTCTCTTTGAGGTGGTTGAAATGAGGCGGATTCTAGGGGCAGCGCTCATCCTGATGATCATCGGATTATCCCTCCCGATGGGGAGCGCTAAAATCGAGCCGTACGTTTACAAGCCCACCGTTCCCGAAACTGCCTTTGCGGTTCTTGCCCTTTACCGAACCGGGGACTATGATAAGGTTCTTGAGGGGTGCGAATGGCTCGTGGCGTTGAAGACGCCCTTTGATTCATGGGGAATGGCCTACGGGGAAGAACACATGGCAAAGTACACCGCAATGGCCATGCTGGCCCTTATGCGCGGTGAAAACATCGCCAGAGGCCGTTACCGTGATGTTCTTAACGGCGCCGCATACTGGCTGATATACAAGCAGAATCCCGACGGCTCGTGGGAGGACTACACCGGAACGGCGCTTGCGGTTATTGCGCTCAAGGAATTCCTGAACGGGTACATCAACGAAAACCTTACGGGGTTCGAAAAGCAGGTGAGAGATGCCATAAACCGTGGAGAGGGCTGGCTGATAGAGGCCAAGCCAAAAACCGATGCAGAGCGGATATTCGGCTACCTGGCCCTTGGAAAAAGGGACGAACTTGAAAAGATGGGCGCCGAAGGCGAGCTGAAAGCCTACCGCGCCTTTGCCCTGGCCTACCTCGGGGAGAAGGTTGAGCTCAGCGACGATTTTGAATCCACCGGGGCCATAGCGATGGCCCTGTACTCCACCGGGGATGAGAAGTACCGCAGGGAACTGCTCGAAAAGGAACACTTCGGATTCTGGGGCGTTCTCCACTACCGCGTTCTCGACCTGCTGAGTGTTTCCAAGGTAGGGGGCTTTGAAGACCTGAGGGGCATCGCGTGTCCGTATCTCGGGAAGATAACCCCTGGAGACGACTGGGAAAGGGTAATCCTGGCCGATTACTACCTGCTCTGCAACATGACCCCAGAGCTTCCCTCCAACTATTCCGGGCTGTTTCCGTGGCAGGTTGCCGAGATTGCCCGGGTGAAAGCCCTCCTCGGGGAAAACTACTCGGACGAGGTGGGCTATCTTCTAAGCACTGCCAGAAACGGGGTCTGGAAGGACTTTTACAACACCGCGTACGTGGTGTGGGTGCTCAGGGAACTGAACGTCAGCCACGACTACGGCGCCTCTCTCAGCTACCTCTCAAACAACCTCACCTGGATGCTCAAAACGAAGGATCCAAAAACTGGAAACCCCGTTTATTACAACGTCCCCACATACTACTTCGCATATGGCCTCATAGTCTTCAGCGAGTTTGGAATGGAGAAGGAGCTCAACGAAACCCTGAACCTGCTCGCGGAAAGGCAGTACCCCAACGGCGCGTTTCCATACACCCCCGGCTCGGTGGCGGGACTAACCTCCACCGCAAAGACCGTCTGGGCACTCCGGCAGGCGGGACTTGTGAATATGACCGCATACACCAAGGGTGTTTCATTCCTCAGGGATGTCCTCTACGCTGATATTCCAAAGACCACCGTGGAGGGCGGCGTGGCGAGGCTGACCAACGCCACCTTCCTGCTAATCGGGGACGGAAGGTACGTTGGGAATCTAACGGACGAGGCCAAGGTGTCCGAGCTGGACGGCTACGTGGTGATATACCCCTCCCAGAATCCAGTAATGATAAGTGCCTACGTGGTAAAAGGCTTTAGGGCGGCAGAGGGGGTCGGAGAGAACGACAAAATCGCGTACCTGTACATCGGTGCGGGTGCTGTTCTGATAGCCATGGCAGTGCTCATCATGAGAAGAAAAGAACGCGGAGGGGAGAGGGAGAAGAAATAAACGGCTCTTTTAATTTTTCATGTCGTCGAGGCCTCTTCGTCGTTGTAGAGCTCGTCGCCAATCTCTATCTTTTCCTCGAAGCCCTTCGAGCCCTCAAGGGTCTGAATCCTGAACATGTAGCTCTTGTACCAGTTGTAGGACGGCTTGACCTTGACCGGGAGGAGCTTCCAGGCGCGCGTTTCCTCCTCGTAGCCCCAGTTCACGTACTCGTTGAAGTTCCTGATGATGTCGGTGATGACGACTCCGAACTCGTTGAGGAGAACCCTCTGGATTTCCCTCCATTTGTCGAGCGAGCTCTCGCGCCTCGTTATGCCGAAGTAGCCGGCGCAGCCGGGCCCCTTGAGGGTCGCTATTCCCCTGCCGACGAATGCCCTTATGGCGTCAACCGTCTCGGGCGGGTCGGTGATGAAGGTGTCGAACTTGTGGAGCGCGTAGTCGGGAAGCGGCTCGCGGAGGTCGAAGGTGAACATCTCGATGTTCTCGTAGCCGAGCTCGTCGGCGGTCTTCTCGATGAACTTCACAAGGCGCTCGTCTATGTCGAGGACGGCAATGCGCTTCGGCAGGCCGCTAAGCATAAGGGCTATGCTGGTCAGGTCGTCATCGCCGAGGACGAAGACCTCCTTGTTCTCAAGGTCCCCGCGCGTGTGCATGAGGGCTATCCTGGCGACGGTCGTCTCGGGGGTAACGTAGGCCTGGTCGAAGTCATGCTTAGGCTGCGGCCTGTCCTTGACTATCTCCTTAAACTGCTCGAGAAGGTCGCTGAAGGCATCCAATTCGACCGTCTTGCCCTCGCAGTGGGAGCAGGTGTAGTCCTTTCTGGCGCCAATCCCATACTTCTCCACCAGCTTCCTGCCGCTCTGGGTGAGGACGACGCTCGGGCCGTCGAAGGCCACGTAGCCGAGCTCGTGGAGGGCGGTGACAACGGCAACGACGAGCGGGAGCGGCTCCTCGCTGAGGTCAACGATTCTCCAGACGTCTCTACTCGCCTGGATGGCGCTCAGAACGTTCTCGACCGTTCTCTCGTAAACGGGGATGCTCGTCTTCTCCCTAACCTTCTCCACTATCTCCCTCATCGCAAGCACCTCCAGAAGCATTTTTTGTTCGTGAACGGGGTTAAGGTGGGTCTCTTTTAAGGTTTTCCCAGCGGCAAGTTTAATAAACCATCCCCCGATTGGGTCTCCGATGATAGGCCCCGTGGGAGACGACTTCGTCAAAAGGTACCGCCTCGAGTACAACCTGGATGCCCTTGAGCGGGTTAGGGGAGATATCGGCGAAGAAGCCTATTCCCGCCTGAAAGCCTTGGTAGAATACCGCCTTTACGGGAAGGAGTTTGACCGCTCACCTATTGACGTGAAGATAGCCCTCGCCTTTTCTGCCGGTTCGGACAGCACGGCGTCCCTCAAAATACTCAGATGGGCAGGCTTCAACGTCGTTCCAGTGATGGCAAAGCTCCCCCAGATGAGGGAGCCGGTTCTCCTCAATGCCATGACGCAGGGTGCGGTTTTCGTGGAGATACCAGGGTATATGGACGAGATGAGGGAGCAGATAAGGAAGGGGGCACCGGTTTGCGGCCGCTGCCACACGATGGTTATGGACGCCATCGAAGACTACGCCAGGAAGAACGGGATAAAAATCGTCGCTTCAGGCGACCTCCTGAGCTCCGGCCTTATATCAATCCACAGGAATGGGGACGTGGTTATCCTGAACCTTCCGGCCTTTCTGGCCCTTGACAAGGGCGAGGCAATAGTAACCCTCGGACGAAAGTATGCCCTCGGCTTCGGATGCACCCTCTGGAAGTCCGCGGCGAAGAACTCACCGATCCTGAAGAGGTTCGGCATTCAGAGGGTCTTGAGGGAGCTCCGCGCAAGGGCACTTACTCCCGAGATGGCGGAGAGGCTGATATTCGACATCCTATCCCAGTAGCTACCCATTTCTGACCCAAAAGGTTTAAATCTGTCATCCTGAACTTCACCCAGGTGGTGAATAATGGTCACGAAAGAGGAAGTTGAGAACGTTGTTAAAGCAGTCGTTGACGAGAAGTTCGTAAAATCCGTTGAGGTGAACGAGAAGGGGGACGTGGCGGTCACCCTCGCGAAGGACACTCCGAACATCGATGACGTGCTGATAAGGCTCAACGCGGAGCTCGGAAAGATTGGAGGAGTGGGCACCATAACGATAAACCGCGAGAGGG
This genomic window from Thermococcus celericrescens contains:
- a CDS encoding S8 family serine peptidase; protein product: PTADGRLKPEVVAPGVDIIAPRASGTSMGTPIDNYYTKASGTSMATPHVAGLAALILQAHPTWSPDKIKTALIETADIVKPDEIADIAYGAGRVNVYRAINYDNYAKLVFTGSVADKGSATHAFDISGATFVTATLYWDNSASDLDLYLYDPNGNQVDYSYTAYYGFEKVGYYNPAAGTWTIKVVSYSGAANYQVDVVSDGSLSQSSGTTPSPSPTPTTDSQTFSGSVHDFWDTSDSFTMTVNSGATKITGDLTFDTSAHDLDLYLYDPNGSIVDRSETSNSYEHVEYLNPAPGTWKFLVYAYSTSGWASYRLDVVVYYG
- a CDS encoding prenyltransferase/squalene oxidase repeat-containing protein, producing the protein MRRILGAALILMIIGLSLPMGSAKIEPYVYKPTVPETAFAVLALYRTGDYDKVLEGCEWLVALKTPFDSWGMAYGEEHMAKYTAMAMLALMRGENIARGRYRDVLNGAAYWLIYKQNPDGSWEDYTGTALAVIALKEFLNGYINENLTGFEKQVRDAINRGEGWLIEAKPKTDAERIFGYLALGKRDELEKMGAEGELKAYRAFALAYLGEKVELSDDFESTGAIAMALYSTGDEKYRRELLEKEHFGFWGVLHYRVLDLLSVSKVGGFEDLRGIACPYLGKITPGDDWERVILADYYLLCNMTPELPSNYSGLFPWQVAEIARVKALLGENYSDEVGYLLSTARNGVWKDFYNTAYVVWVLRELNVSHDYGASLSYLSNNLTWMLKTKDPKTGNPVYYNVPTYYFAYGLIVFSEFGMEKELNETLNLLAERQYPNGAFPYTPGSVAGLTSTAKTVWALRQAGLVNMTAYTKGVSFLRDVLYADIPKTTVEGGVARLTNATFLLIGDGRYVGNLTDEAKVSELDGYVVIYPSQNPVMISAYVVKGFRAAEGVGENDKIAYLYIGAGAVLIAMAVLIMRRKERGGEREKK
- the bpsA gene encoding N(4)-bis(aminopropyl)spermidine synthase gives rise to the protein MREIVEKVREKTSIPVYERTVENVLSAIQASRDVWRIVDLSEEPLPLVVAVVTALHELGYVAFDGPSVVLTQSGRKLVEKYGIGARKDYTCSHCEGKTVELDAFSDLLEQFKEIVKDRPQPKHDFDQAYVTPETTVARIALMHTRGDLENKEVFVLGDDDLTSIALMLSGLPKRIAVLDIDERLVKFIEKTADELGYENIEMFTFDLREPLPDYALHKFDTFITDPPETVDAIRAFVGRGIATLKGPGCAGYFGITRRESSLDKWREIQRVLLNEFGVVITDIIRNFNEYVNWGYEEETRAWKLLPVKVKPSYNWYKSYMFRIQTLEGSKGFEEKIEIGDELYNDEEASTT